Part of the Sphaerochaeta associata genome is shown below.
ATCCGGTCATGGTATTCTTGCCCGGGTGCAGGGGTATCGCCGCAGGTATGCATTGGTTCTTTCTGCAAGCAACCGTATTGTTTTGCTCAAGAAAAACAAGGGACAGAGTATTGAACTGGGTAGTGCAACGCTTCTGAATGCCGATGACGAACACCTCCTCACCTTGCAGGTGAAGGCAAATCATCTGACGGCTCTTGTCGATGGGAAGGTGGTGCTCGAGTATACCGACGAGCAGGACCCGTACCTGAGCGGGCAGGTCGGCTTGTTGCAGGGCGGCGGCGGACGCATGACCTGCCTCTCTGTCGATGTCCGTCCAAACTGAGGCTTGTCCATGAGCGGCGTCAGTGCAGGAAAAGCCCAGAAGGGAGATGTGCTTGTGACCATCAGCGAGCCTGAGAGTGATCTCAGGCTCACGGTGACCTCAACGGTGCAGGGTCTCTATGGCAGGAGAATCGAGGCGGTCTGCAAAGAATTGCTTGATGACCTACATATTGTCAAAGGACACTTTGAGGTTGTAG
Proteins encoded:
- a CDS encoding citrate lyase acyl carrier protein, which encodes MSGVSAGKAQKGDVLVTISEPESDLRLTVTSTVQGLYGRRIEAVCKELLDDLHIVKGHFEVVDQQAFDCVIRARLRCAIARMGGLL